In Streptomyces sclerotialus, one genomic interval encodes:
- a CDS encoding ATP-dependent DNA ligase yields the protein MDLPVMPPVKPMLAKPAAKIPPGMQYEAKWDGFRAIAYRDGDEVELGSRTGKTLTRYFPELVEALRANLPARCVLDGEIVIARGDRLDFDALTERIHPAKSRVDLLAERTPAGFVAFDLLALDDEDLLRAPQKERRARLTEALRGAEAPVHLAPATTDRDVAAEWFTQYEGAGLDGVLAKPLDMPYRPGERVMVKIKHERTADCVLAGFRYHKSGPVVGSLLLGLYDAAGALQHVGVCAAFSTKRRAELVAELAPLRMESAAGHPWADWADEEAHESARMPGAPSRWSGKKDLSWVPLRPERVLEVAYDHMENGQRFRHTAQFRRWRPDRTPESCTYAQLEEPVRYDLGKVLRRTVD from the coding sequence ATGGATCTCCCGGTGATGCCACCCGTGAAGCCGATGCTGGCGAAGCCGGCGGCGAAGATCCCGCCCGGCATGCAGTACGAGGCCAAATGGGACGGCTTCCGGGCGATCGCCTACCGGGACGGCGACGAGGTCGAGCTCGGCAGCCGTACCGGCAAGACCCTCACCCGCTACTTCCCCGAGCTGGTCGAGGCGCTGCGCGCCAACCTGCCCGCGCGCTGCGTACTCGACGGCGAGATCGTGATCGCACGCGGCGACCGGCTGGACTTCGACGCGCTCACCGAGCGCATCCACCCCGCCAAGTCCCGGGTCGACCTGCTCGCCGAGCGCACCCCGGCCGGCTTCGTCGCGTTCGACCTGCTGGCGCTGGACGACGAGGACCTGCTCCGCGCGCCCCAGAAGGAGCGGCGGGCCCGGCTGACCGAAGCGCTGCGGGGCGCCGAGGCCCCCGTGCACCTCGCACCCGCCACCACGGACCGCGACGTCGCCGCTGAGTGGTTCACGCAGTACGAGGGCGCCGGCCTGGACGGCGTGCTCGCCAAGCCGCTGGACATGCCGTACCGGCCCGGCGAACGGGTCATGGTCAAGATCAAGCACGAGCGCACGGCCGACTGCGTGCTGGCCGGCTTCCGGTACCACAAGAGCGGCCCGGTGGTCGGCTCACTGCTGCTGGGCCTGTACGACGCGGCCGGCGCGCTGCAACACGTCGGGGTGTGCGCCGCGTTCTCCACGAAGCGCCGTGCGGAACTGGTGGCGGAGCTGGCGCCGCTGCGCATGGAGTCGGCGGCGGGCCACCCCTGGGCCGACTGGGCGGACGAGGAGGCGCACGAGTCGGCCCGGATGCCCGGCGCGCCCAGCCGCTGGAGCGGCAAGAAGGACCTGTCGTGGGTGCCGCTGCGCCCGGAGCGGGTCCTGGAGGTGGCGTACGACCACATGGAGAACGGGCAGCGCTTCCGCCACACCGCCCAGTTCCGCCGCTGGCGCCCGGACCGCACCCCGGAAAGCTGCACCTACGCCCAGCTGGAGGAGCCGGTCCGGTACGACCTGGGGAAGGTGCTCAGGCGCACGGTGGACTGA
- the ligD gene encoding non-homologous end-joining DNA ligase produces the protein MGGTKGAGPASGAEGAGSARGAKGAGGAAVEIEAGGRTVRLSHPDKVYFPERGFTKLDVARYYLAVGDGIARALHDRPTTLERYPDGVTGESFFQKRAPKNKPDWLPTAHITFPSGRSADEICPTGIAAVIWAANLGCLTFHPWPVRRDRPDHPDELRIDLDPQPGTDYEDAVRAARELHGLLDELGLRGWPKTSGGRGLHVYVPIEPRWTFTEVRRAAIAIGRELARRMPDEVTTAWWKEERGARIFVDYNQMARDRTIASAYSVRPRPQATVSAPLRWDELDDARPADFDLATMPARYAERGDVHADMADHAFGLERVFALAERDTELGDLPYPPDHPKAPGEPTRVQPSRARH, from the coding sequence ATGGGCGGTACGAAAGGTGCCGGACCGGCGAGCGGTGCTGAAGGTGCCGGATCGGCCCGTGGTGCCAAAGGTGCGGGCGGCGCGGCGGTGGAGATCGAGGCCGGCGGCCGTACCGTACGGCTGTCGCACCCGGACAAGGTCTACTTCCCGGAGCGCGGCTTCACCAAGCTCGACGTGGCGCGGTACTACCTCGCCGTCGGCGACGGCATCGCCCGTGCGCTGCACGACCGGCCGACGACCCTGGAGCGGTACCCGGACGGCGTCACCGGCGAGTCGTTCTTCCAGAAGCGCGCCCCGAAGAACAAGCCCGACTGGCTCCCGACAGCGCACATCACCTTCCCCAGCGGCCGGTCCGCCGACGAGATCTGTCCCACCGGGATCGCCGCCGTGATCTGGGCGGCGAACCTGGGCTGCCTCACCTTCCACCCGTGGCCGGTCCGCCGTGACCGGCCCGACCACCCCGACGAGCTGCGCATCGACCTCGACCCGCAGCCGGGCACCGACTACGAGGACGCCGTACGGGCGGCCCGGGAGCTGCACGGGCTCCTGGACGAGCTGGGGCTGCGCGGCTGGCCGAAGACCTCCGGCGGCCGCGGCCTGCACGTCTACGTGCCGATCGAGCCGCGCTGGACGTTCACCGAGGTACGGCGCGCCGCCATCGCCATCGGCCGCGAGCTGGCCCGCCGGATGCCGGACGAGGTGACCACGGCGTGGTGGAAGGAGGAGCGCGGCGCCCGCATCTTCGTCGACTACAACCAGATGGCGCGGGACCGCACCATCGCCTCCGCCTACTCGGTACGCCCGCGGCCGCAGGCCACCGTGTCCGCGCCGCTGCGCTGGGACGAACTGGACGACGCCCGGCCGGCCGACTTCGACCTCGCGACCATGCCGGCCCGGTACGCGGAACGGGGCGACGTGCACGCCGACATGGCCGATCACGCCTTCGGGCTCGAACGGGTCTTCGCACTCGCTGAGCGCGACACCGAACTCGGCGACCTGCCCTACCCGCCCGACCACCCGAAGGCGCCCGGCGAGCCCACCCGCGTCCAGCCGAGCCGCGCACGGCACTGA
- a CDS encoding PucR family transcriptional regulator, whose translation MSMPLYLTDLLARADLNLSVTGDPAPGLLDRTIEAATVSDLLHPGEWLQGGELLMTIGLLLPMEPADCRAYVADVAAGGAAALALGLGHGLPYQAAPQPLVDAAQEAGLPLLTVPDEVPFIAVTKAVFEARAHEERQVLQRAFATQRRLTAAATDNGLRPMLAEWTAATGVGAAVLDPLGRLLASGGPDAEPLLDDARDLIDRVASRGLRGSAASTAGGRQLEVQPLGARRLRGLLLLSGGPDASARAVVPGLISLLSLELERRHLMDEPERRRRSALLAELLAEPEAGQERAAGRARDILASVGLAADRVRGVVVEAPRETAQEAAADLALAVPGGLVRVTEGGGLVEAVVGEELDVRDVLGRFAPGCPAGLGPLAAPEAVRTSLRQATGLLGLSRAAGEPVEARESQASRLLLELGDRRTLLGYADTVLGPLDLADSGEELISTLAAWLESGGSWDTTSRRLGVHRHTVRNRLDKAMALTGRRLDDADDRFDLWLATRIRRGGRV comes from the coding sequence ATGTCTATGCCGCTGTACCTCACCGACCTCCTCGCCCGTGCCGACCTGAACCTCTCGGTCACCGGCGACCCGGCGCCCGGGCTGCTGGACCGCACGATCGAGGCCGCCACCGTCTCCGACCTGCTGCATCCCGGAGAGTGGCTGCAGGGCGGCGAGCTGCTGATGACCATCGGACTGCTGCTCCCGATGGAACCGGCGGACTGCCGGGCGTACGTCGCCGACGTGGCGGCCGGCGGCGCCGCGGCCCTCGCGCTCGGTCTCGGGCACGGGCTCCCGTACCAGGCGGCGCCGCAGCCCCTCGTGGACGCGGCGCAGGAGGCCGGGCTGCCGCTGCTCACCGTCCCGGACGAGGTGCCGTTCATCGCCGTCACGAAGGCGGTCTTCGAGGCGCGCGCCCATGAGGAGCGGCAGGTGCTCCAGCGGGCCTTCGCCACCCAGCGCCGGCTGACCGCCGCGGCAACGGACAACGGGCTGCGCCCGATGCTGGCGGAGTGGACGGCCGCCACCGGGGTCGGCGCCGCCGTCCTGGACCCCCTGGGCCGGCTCCTCGCCTCGGGCGGACCGGACGCCGAGCCCCTGCTGGACGACGCCCGTGACCTCATCGACCGGGTGGCCTCCCGGGGGCTGCGCGGCAGCGCCGCCAGTACGGCCGGCGGACGGCAACTGGAAGTGCAGCCGCTCGGCGCCCGTAGGCTGCGCGGGCTGCTCCTCCTGAGCGGCGGCCCCGACGCCTCGGCCCGCGCCGTCGTGCCCGGCCTGATCTCCCTGCTCTCCCTGGAGCTCGAACGGCGCCACCTCATGGACGAGCCGGAACGGCGCCGGCGCTCCGCCCTGCTCGCCGAGCTGCTCGCCGAGCCGGAGGCCGGCCAGGAACGGGCGGCGGGCCGCGCGCGGGACATCCTCGCCTCGGTGGGCCTGGCCGCCGACCGCGTCCGTGGCGTCGTGGTCGAAGCGCCCCGGGAGACCGCCCAGGAAGCGGCCGCCGACCTCGCCCTGGCCGTACCGGGCGGACTCGTACGGGTCACCGAGGGCGGCGGTCTGGTCGAGGCCGTGGTCGGCGAGGAGCTGGACGTACGCGACGTCCTCGGCCGCTTCGCACCCGGCTGCCCGGCCGGCCTCGGCCCCCTGGCAGCCCCGGAGGCGGTACGGACGTCCCTGCGGCAGGCCACCGGACTGCTGGGCCTGAGCCGGGCCGCCGGCGAGCCGGTCGAGGCCCGCGAGAGTCAGGCCAGCCGGCTGCTCCTGGAGCTCGGCGACCGGCGCACCCTCCTCGGCTACGCGGACACCGTCCTCGGCCCCCTCGACCTCGCGGACAGCGGCGAGGAACTGATCTCGACGCTGGCCGCCTGGCTGGAGTCCGGCGGCTCCTGGGACACCACCAGCCGCCGCCTCGGCGTCCACCGGCACACCGTCCGCAACCGCCTCGACAAGGCCATGGCCCTCACCGGCCGCCGCCTCGACGACGCCGACGACCGCTTCGACCTGTGGCTGGCGACCCGCATCCGGCGCGGCGGTCGGGTGTGA
- a CDS encoding purine-cytosine permease family protein has translation MAAPRVIEQRSIDYVPVRERHGKVWHQGPFWFTGNFVLTTMVTGFLGPELGLGLGMSVLAVVLGACFGTFFMAFHANQGPRMGLPQMIQSRAQFGTRGAIVPFAAVVFVYVGFNVFNVVLATEGLQTVLPGGTTLWYALIIAVAIVLAVVGHDLLHLVQRWLTYVLIAVFGVLTVGAIVQLDPGTAHAAASGGGSTWTSFLVVFSAAAGYQISYAIYVSDYSRYLPRDVSARKVIWWTYAGAAGSAVWLMSLGALLSSALPEPGAITGIRQVGNAVLPGFGTFAVVVSSVALIGITAVNAYGAMLTTTSAVDAFRTVKPTVRLRVAGITAVGVVIFTVAMLLPENYLESFNTFVLMMLYFLVPWTAVNLVDFYCVRRGHYAVTAIFDSQGGIYGRWSWRGIVSYAVGFVTMIPFFATHAYEGPAAKALGGADLSFVPGLIIGGGLYYLLNRSLDLTAEQVAVEASERELDGEPEDRESAVAQGAVSS, from the coding sequence ATGGCCGCCCCCAGGGTCATCGAACAACGATCGATCGACTACGTGCCCGTGCGCGAGCGCCACGGCAAGGTCTGGCACCAGGGGCCGTTCTGGTTCACCGGGAACTTCGTGCTCACCACGATGGTCACCGGCTTCCTCGGCCCCGAACTGGGCCTGGGCCTGGGTATGTCCGTGCTGGCCGTCGTCCTCGGCGCCTGCTTCGGCACCTTCTTCATGGCATTCCACGCCAACCAGGGCCCCCGGATGGGCCTGCCGCAGATGATCCAGTCGCGGGCCCAGTTCGGCACCCGCGGCGCCATCGTGCCGTTCGCCGCCGTCGTCTTCGTGTACGTCGGCTTCAACGTCTTCAACGTGGTGCTGGCCACAGAGGGGCTGCAGACGGTCCTGCCCGGTGGCACCACCCTCTGGTACGCCCTGATCATCGCCGTCGCGATCGTCCTCGCGGTCGTCGGCCACGACCTGCTGCACCTCGTCCAGCGCTGGCTGACGTACGTACTGATCGCCGTCTTCGGCGTCCTCACCGTCGGAGCGATCGTCCAGCTCGACCCGGGTACCGCGCACGCCGCGGCCTCCGGAGGCGGCTCGACCTGGACCTCCTTCCTGGTCGTCTTCTCCGCCGCGGCCGGCTACCAGATCAGCTACGCGATCTACGTCTCCGACTACTCCCGCTACCTGCCGCGCGACGTCTCGGCCCGCAAGGTCATCTGGTGGACCTACGCCGGCGCGGCCGGCTCCGCCGTCTGGCTGATGTCGCTCGGCGCGCTGCTGTCCTCCGCGCTGCCCGAGCCGGGCGCGATCACCGGTATCCGCCAGGTCGGCAACGCCGTCCTGCCCGGCTTCGGCACCTTCGCCGTGGTGGTCTCCTCCGTCGCCCTGATCGGCATCACAGCCGTCAACGCGTACGGCGCGATGCTCACCACCACCAGCGCCGTGGACGCCTTCCGTACGGTCAAGCCGACCGTCCGGCTGCGGGTCGCCGGTATCACGGCGGTGGGCGTCGTGATCTTCACCGTCGCCATGCTGCTCCCGGAGAACTACCTGGAGAGCTTCAACACCTTCGTGCTGATGATGCTGTACTTCCTGGTGCCGTGGACCGCGGTCAACCTGGTGGACTTCTACTGCGTGCGGCGCGGCCACTACGCGGTCACCGCGATCTTCGACTCCCAGGGCGGCATCTACGGCCGCTGGTCCTGGCGCGGCATCGTCTCCTACGCCGTCGGCTTCGTCACGATGATCCCGTTCTTCGCCACGCACGCCTACGAAGGCCCGGCCGCCAAGGCGCTGGGCGGCGCCGACCTGTCCTTCGTACCCGGGCTGATCATCGGCGGCGGCCTGTACTACCTGCTCAACCGCAGCCTCGACCTGACCGCTGAGCAGGTCGCGGTCGAGGCGAGCGAGCGCGAGCTGGACGGCGAGCCGGAGGACCGCGAGTCGGCCGTCGCGCAGGGGGCCGTCAGCTCCTGA
- the treZ gene encoding malto-oligosyltrehalose trehalohydrolase, protein MLFEVWAPDAGRVELEWTGGDGGGHTAPVTVPLTRCPSRTGWWQGDAPARHGDRYAFRLDGGGPLPDPRAARLPDGPGGPAAVVDHARYAWRHDWQGRGLPGAVLYELHIGTFTPGGTFDTAVERLPHLKDLGVTHLELMPVCPFPGTHGWGYEGIAPWAVHEPYGGPDGLKRFVDAAHAHGLGVVLDVVHNHLGPYGNHLPAFGPYFTDTHHTPWGAAVNLDAPGSDEVRAYFLGSALSWLRDYRIDGLRLDAVHALHDTRARHFLAELSEAVDALGTQLRRPLFLIAESDLNDPRTTAPRPYGGHGLHAQWNDDFHHALHAALTGESQGYYADFARAPMAALATTLTSGFFHADTYSSFRERRHGAPLDIRATPAHRLLGYTQTHDQIGNRALGDRLSEQLSPALQACAAALVLCAPYTPMLFMGEEWGAGTPWQFFTDHTDPELAAAVRNGRRREFAAHGWQAEDIPDPQDPATRERSCLDWSEPERAPHSALLDWYRTLLALRRDLPALTDPDLTRTRVAYDEEDRWLRLDRLTPRGPGSVHLAVNLHPSRTAAVPLPCEGVQTLTGRPAPPERGADGLLRLEPAAVAVLRS, encoded by the coding sequence GTGCTCTTCGAGGTGTGGGCGCCGGACGCCGGGCGGGTCGAGCTGGAGTGGACGGGCGGCGACGGGGGTGGGCACACGGCCCCCGTAACCGTCCCCCTGACCCGCTGCCCCTCCCGTACGGGCTGGTGGCAGGGGGACGCACCGGCCCGCCACGGGGACCGGTACGCCTTCCGGCTGGACGGCGGCGGGCCGCTGCCCGACCCGCGCGCCGCCCGGCTGCCGGACGGCCCCGGCGGCCCCGCCGCTGTCGTGGACCACGCCCGGTATGCCTGGCGGCACGACTGGCAGGGCCGCGGGCTGCCCGGCGCGGTCCTCTACGAGCTGCACATCGGGACGTTCACGCCCGGCGGCACGTTCGACACGGCGGTCGAACGGCTGCCGCACCTGAAGGACCTCGGCGTCACGCACCTCGAACTGATGCCGGTCTGCCCGTTCCCCGGTACCCACGGGTGGGGGTACGAAGGCATCGCGCCCTGGGCGGTGCACGAGCCGTACGGCGGCCCGGACGGACTGAAGCGCTTCGTGGACGCCGCGCACGCCCACGGGCTCGGCGTCGTCCTGGACGTCGTGCACAACCACCTCGGCCCGTACGGCAACCATCTGCCCGCCTTCGGGCCGTACTTCACCGACACCCACCACACCCCCTGGGGCGCCGCCGTCAACCTCGACGCCCCCGGTTCCGACGAGGTGCGCGCCTACTTCCTGGGCAGCGCCCTGTCCTGGCTGCGTGACTACCGCATCGACGGGCTGCGCCTGGATGCCGTGCACGCGCTGCACGACACCCGGGCGCGGCACTTCCTCGCCGAGCTGTCGGAGGCGGTGGACGCGCTCGGCACGCAGCTGCGCCGGCCGCTGTTCCTGATCGCCGAGTCCGACCTCAACGACCCGCGCACCACGGCGCCCCGTCCGTATGGGGGCCACGGCCTGCACGCCCAGTGGAACGACGACTTCCACCACGCCCTGCACGCCGCGCTCACGGGAGAGTCCCAGGGCTACTACGCCGACTTCGCGCGCGCCCCGATGGCGGCCCTGGCGACCACTCTGACCAGTGGCTTCTTCCACGCCGATACGTACTCCAGCTTCCGGGAGCGCAGGCACGGCGCGCCGCTCGACATACGCGCCACCCCCGCACACCGATTGCTCGGCTACACGCAGACGCACGACCAGATCGGTAACCGCGCGCTCGGCGACCGCCTCTCGGAGCAGCTCTCGCCCGCCCTCCAGGCGTGCGCCGCGGCCCTCGTGCTGTGCGCCCCGTACACGCCGATGCTCTTCATGGGGGAGGAGTGGGGCGCGGGCACGCCCTGGCAGTTCTTCACCGACCACACCGACCCGGAGCTGGCGGCGGCGGTACGCAACGGGCGGCGCCGGGAGTTCGCCGCGCACGGCTGGCAGGCCGAGGACATCCCCGACCCGCAGGACCCGGCCACCCGGGAGCGGTCCTGCCTGGACTGGAGCGAACCGGAGCGGGCGCCGCACAGCGCGCTGCTCGACTGGTACCGCACGCTTCTCGCACTCCGCCGCGACCTCCCGGCCCTCACGGACCCGGACCTGACCCGTACGCGCGTGGCGTACGACGAGGAGGACCGGTGGCTGCGGCTGGACCGGCTGACGCCCCGAGGCCCCGGGAGCGTGCACCTCGCGGTGAATCTGCACCCTTCCCGTACCGCGGCGGTCCCGCTGCCGTGCGAGGGCGTACAGACGCTCACAGGCCGCCCTGCGCCCCCGGAACGGGGCGCGGACGGCCTGCTGCGGCTGGAGCCCGCCGCGGTGGCGGTGCTCAGGAGCTGA
- a CDS encoding GNAT family N-acetyltransferase: MTDLVIRALTEGDAHLFHTLHDPTAPLLGHDLFGRPYATRAAGGEYRPDWTWVALRDGVVVARAAWWAGPDDIRPLALDRLDFAPGEAAAATEILRTAPLSAEYALMLPPGWREQPAVRAAAEARTAAVRAAGLRPMVERFRYTWTPRCGVPAAPGRLVFRPEPDDDVILDVLREVERGSLDAHARRAIAEGGIEQAAREELELFHWCPSPREWWRLAYTPGGELVGLHVPARNHTSPVVGFIGVVPGQRGHGYAYDLLADCTRQLASLGVDRIVADTDQHNTPMAAAFAKAGYPVTQERAFFDR; encoded by the coding sequence ATGACCGACCTGGTCATCCGCGCGCTCACCGAAGGCGACGCGCATCTCTTCCACACGCTGCACGACCCCACAGCGCCGCTGCTGGGCCACGACCTCTTCGGCCGTCCCTACGCCACGCGCGCGGCCGGCGGCGAGTACCGCCCCGACTGGACGTGGGTCGCGCTGCGCGACGGCGTCGTCGTGGCGCGCGCCGCGTGGTGGGCCGGCCCCGACGACATCCGCCCGCTCGCCCTGGACCGGCTGGACTTCGCGCCCGGCGAGGCGGCCGCCGCGACGGAGATCCTGCGTACCGCGCCGCTGTCGGCCGAGTACGCGCTGATGCTGCCACCCGGGTGGCGCGAGCAGCCCGCCGTACGGGCAGCCGCCGAAGCCCGCACCGCCGCCGTACGGGCAGCCGGGCTGCGCCCGATGGTCGAGCGCTTCCGGTACACCTGGACACCGCGGTGCGGCGTGCCGGCGGCCCCGGGACGGCTGGTCTTCCGGCCGGAGCCGGACGACGACGTGATCCTGGACGTGCTCCGCGAGGTGGAGCGGGGCTCACTGGACGCGCACGCCCGTCGGGCGATCGCCGAGGGCGGCATCGAGCAGGCCGCCCGCGAGGAGCTGGAGCTCTTCCACTGGTGCCCGTCGCCGCGCGAGTGGTGGCGGCTGGCGTACACGCCCGGGGGCGAGCTCGTCGGCCTGCACGTCCCCGCGCGCAACCACACCTCGCCCGTCGTGGGCTTCATCGGGGTGGTTCCCGGCCAACGCGGCCACGGTTACGCCTACGACCTGCTGGCCGACTGCACACGCCAGCTGGCCTCGCTCGGCGTGGACCGGATCGTCGCCGACACGGACCAGCACAACACCCCAATGGCGGCGGCATTCGCCAAGGCGGGGTATCCCGTCACCCAGGAGCGTGCTTTCTTCGACAGGTAG
- a CDS encoding FHA domain-containing protein → MSSLEFPAVPARLSDAERDRALELLREGAADGRLSQDTFLRRLELVLSARHRSELERATGDLATRGRFEAAVLRAVGKASAFHLTLRRAWRTERLPKLLLPAPGPYPLLIGRAPGAGLRLNHDTVSRSHAQLRAAGDTWLLRDLGSMNGTYVNGRRVLGEVVVQPGDHVTFGSMAYVLTGP, encoded by the coding sequence ATGTCATCGCTCGAATTCCCGGCAGTGCCGGCCCGGTTGTCGGATGCCGAGCGGGACCGCGCGCTGGAACTGCTGCGCGAGGGCGCGGCCGACGGACGGCTGTCCCAGGACACCTTCCTGCGCCGCCTGGAACTGGTGCTCAGCGCCCGCCACCGCAGCGAACTGGAGCGGGCGACCGGTGACTTGGCCACCCGCGGCCGCTTCGAGGCCGCCGTGCTGCGCGCGGTGGGCAAGGCGTCCGCCTTCCACCTCACGCTCCGCAGAGCCTGGCGCACGGAGCGCCTCCCCAAGCTCCTGCTGCCCGCCCCCGGGCCGTACCCCCTCCTGATCGGCCGCGCCCCGGGCGCGGGGCTGCGCCTGAACCACGACACGGTCTCCCGCTCGCACGCACAGCTCCGCGCCGCGGGGGACACCTGGCTGCTGCGCGACCTCGGCTCCATGAACGGCACCTACGTCAACGGCCGCCGCGTCCTCGGAGAGGTCGTCGTGCAGCCCGGCGACCACGTCACCTTCGGCAGCATGGCCTACGTGCTCACGGGGCCCTGA